In Anaerosporomusa subterranea, one DNA window encodes the following:
- a CDS encoding TetR/AcrR family transcriptional regulator has protein sequence MDKNTRQKLIKAGAKAMLAKSYHAVGIQEILAAVDVPKGSFYHYFDSKESFGVAIIEYYGEQLANAIRKKVTDSNYSPRQRIVEYFLAIRDYYALNGCGHGCLVAKLATEVADPSACMRDALKREFDKWTELFAACIKEGQVKGEINSDHSADAMAEFLYTSWEGALVRMQVNNDLSPINHFIDFAIDRIIPKP, from the coding sequence ATGGATAAAAATACAAGACAGAAACTGATTAAAGCAGGCGCTAAAGCAATGTTGGCCAAGAGCTATCATGCTGTGGGAATACAAGAAATTTTGGCAGCAGTAGATGTTCCTAAAGGGTCTTTTTATCATTATTTTGATTCTAAAGAGTCTTTTGGGGTTGCCATTATCGAGTATTATGGTGAACAGCTTGCTAATGCCATTAGGAAAAAAGTAACTGACTCTAATTATTCTCCTAGACAAAGAATTGTAGAATACTTCTTAGCAATTCGTGATTATTATGCGTTAAACGGCTGCGGTCATGGCTGCTTAGTGGCAAAATTGGCGACCGAGGTTGCTGATCCCAGTGCCTGCATGCGAGACGCTCTCAAACGAGAATTTGATAAATGGACCGAGTTATTTGCAGCTTGTATAAAGGAAGGCCAGGTGAAAGGCGAAATCAATTCTGATCATAGCGCCGACGCTATGGCAGAGTTTTTATATACCTCCTGGGAAGGGGCCCTTGTGCGAATGCAGGTAAATAACGATTTGAGTCCGATTAATCATTTTATTGATTTTGCGATCGACAGAATTATACCGAAACCCTAG
- a CDS encoding acyl-CoA dehydrogenase: MNFVLGAEQEEIRRMVRDFAAKEVAPSAAERDEKELFPREIFDKMGELGILGLPYPEEYGGAGSDFLSYAIAVEEISRVCGSTGIGLSVHVSLCAWPIFKYGTEDQKQKYLRPLVEGCKLGAFGLTEPNAGTDAAAGSTIAVRDGDSYILNGTKVFSTNGGEAEIEVIFAATDKAAGLKGMSAFIVEKGTHGLHFGKKETKMGIRSSVQREVIMEDCRVPAANLLGKEGEGFKIAMTTLDGGRIGVAAQALGLAQGALDEAIKYSKQRVQFGKPIATFQGVNFMLADMATKVEAARFLVYRAAFNKSNHLPYAKEAAMAKLFASDVAMEVTTDAVQVFGGYGYSREYPVERMMRDAKITQIYEGTNQAQRMVIAANILK, translated from the coding sequence ATGAATTTTGTATTAGGCGCCGAACAAGAAGAAATCCGCAGAATGGTACGTGATTTTGCTGCTAAGGAAGTTGCACCAAGTGCTGCAGAGCGAGATGAGAAAGAGCTTTTTCCGAGAGAAATTTTTGACAAGATGGGGGAACTTGGCATATTAGGGTTGCCTTATCCTGAAGAATATGGCGGAGCGGGAAGCGACTTTCTGAGTTATGCTATCGCAGTAGAAGAGATTTCTCGCGTCTGCGGATCTACGGGTATCGGCCTATCTGTTCATGTATCACTCTGTGCGTGGCCTATTTTCAAGTATGGTACAGAAGATCAAAAGCAGAAATACCTGCGTCCGCTGGTTGAAGGCTGTAAATTAGGTGCATTTGGATTAACTGAGCCAAATGCCGGGACAGATGCGGCTGCGGGGTCCACTATCGCAGTAAGAGATGGCGATAGCTACATCCTTAACGGAACCAAGGTTTTTAGCACCAATGGCGGAGAAGCCGAAATAGAGGTTATATTTGCTGCAACTGACAAAGCGGCAGGCTTAAAGGGCATGAGTGCTTTTATTGTGGAAAAGGGTACTCATGGACTTCATTTCGGTAAGAAAGAGACTAAAATGGGTATCCGTTCGTCTGTGCAACGCGAGGTCATTATGGAGGACTGCCGTGTGCCTGCCGCTAATTTGCTTGGTAAAGAAGGCGAAGGTTTCAAGATTGCAATGACCACATTGGATGGCGGCCGGATTGGAGTGGCGGCGCAAGCATTAGGCTTAGCGCAAGGTGCGCTGGATGAGGCGATTAAGTATTCTAAGCAACGGGTCCAATTTGGGAAACCGATTGCCACATTCCAAGGTGTAAACTTCATGCTAGCCGACATGGCCACAAAAGTCGAAGCAGCCAGATTTCTGGTATATCGCGCAGCGTTTAATAAGTCTAATCATCTTCCATATGCGAAAGAGGCAGCAATGGCGAAACTGTTTGCTTCAGACGTGGCTATGGAAGTAACCACAGATGCAGTTCAGGTCTTTGGGGGCTATGGCTATAGCCGTGAGTATCCTGTAGAACGTATGATGCGGGATGCAAAGATTACCCAGATCTATGAAGGTACAAACCAAGCGCAACGCATGGTTATCGCTGCCAATATTCTTAAATAA
- a CDS encoding DUF1657 domain-containing protein yields MTVKKDLEKAVAAAEAAKGTYAAFSASTDDQGAQTMFDQMTQDMDRHIAQLNSRLSSTAENKLSNQQNS; encoded by the coding sequence ATGACTGTAAAGAAAGACTTGGAAAAGGCTGTCGCTGCTGCTGAAGCGGCGAAAGGTACGTACGCCGCATTTTCCGCATCTACTGACGATCAAGGTGCTCAAACCATGTTCGACCAAATGACGCAGGATATGGATCGCCATATTGCACAGCTCAACAGCCGGCTAAGCTCTACTGCGGAAAACAAGCTAAGTAACCAACAAAATTCATAA
- a CDS encoding alpha/beta hydrolase family protein — protein sequence METMKIDDFSRYTFLSGLKHSPDGKHACFVAHQINMETNCYRSNLWLLEIATERYFQLTAFDSEKSFIWLDNENILFPDIRDSQDQKAKDGGESFTQYYKINIHGGEAAKVLRIPRQVNSLKVLNENTYLFVSDYDAKQRDLAALTDEEKSEELNTRKEEQDYEVIEEIPFWANGDGFTSRKRQRLYLYHVQSGKVEPVTDEHTAVEAFNLNQTKTKAVIVANRFTDKMSLANDILIYDVTTNEINQLCEPARIRHDSAHFLADDVIIYTGSNMKSYGINENALFFIRNLASPASHCITPTLDTSVTNSVGSDCRYGSSDIEQVDQDYLYFVSTEGDNSFINRISRSGKIEKLTTGNGSVDAISISSGNILYVGMKVNKLQEIFKHENSVEQQATNMNEWIQTERQVASPEQISVETEAGVSIDGWVIKPINFDAAKKYPAILAIHGGPKTVYGAAFFHDMQYWASEGYVIFFCNPRGSDGKGNAFADIRGKYGTIDYDDIMKFTNAVMKKYSFIDPKRVGVTGGSYGGYMTNWIICHTDRFKAAVSERSISNWISKFCTTDIGYYFVEDQIAATPWNNQEKLWQHSPLNYADQVKTPTLFLHSEEDYRCWLAEGLQMFTALKFHGVESRLCLFKGENHDLSRSGKPKHRLRRLKEITEWFNKYLK from the coding sequence ATGGAAACAATGAAAATTGATGATTTTAGCAGATATACATTTTTGTCTGGCCTTAAGCATTCCCCAGATGGTAAGCATGCTTGCTTTGTTGCACATCAAATCAATATGGAAACAAATTGTTATCGCTCTAATCTGTGGTTACTGGAGATTGCTACCGAGCGTTATTTTCAGTTAACAGCCTTTGACTCGGAAAAAAGCTTTATTTGGCTCGATAATGAAAACATTCTATTCCCAGATATTCGGGATTCACAAGACCAGAAAGCAAAGGATGGCGGTGAATCGTTCACCCAGTACTATAAAATTAACATTCACGGCGGCGAAGCGGCAAAAGTTTTGCGAATTCCTAGGCAGGTAAACTCGCTCAAAGTGTTAAATGAAAACACGTATCTCTTTGTTTCTGACTATGATGCAAAGCAGCGAGACCTCGCTGCCTTAACAGACGAAGAAAAATCTGAAGAATTAAACACCCGCAAGGAGGAACAGGATTACGAAGTCATCGAAGAGATTCCCTTCTGGGCTAACGGCGATGGCTTTACCAGCAGGAAACGGCAAAGGCTGTATTTATACCACGTACAGTCTGGCAAAGTTGAACCAGTCACAGATGAGCATACCGCGGTCGAGGCTTTTAACCTTAACCAGACAAAAACCAAAGCCGTTATTGTCGCAAACCGATTTACTGATAAGATGTCTCTGGCAAATGATATCCTAATTTATGATGTAACAACAAACGAAATTAATCAGCTATGCGAACCAGCGAGAATACGCCACGATAGTGCACACTTTCTTGCCGATGATGTCATCATTTATACAGGCTCGAATATGAAATCCTATGGGATTAACGAAAATGCACTTTTTTTCATCAGGAACTTAGCTTCGCCAGCGTCGCATTGCATCACGCCAACGCTCGATACTTCAGTCACAAACTCGGTTGGTTCGGACTGTAGGTATGGCAGTTCAGATATTGAGCAAGTAGACCAAGACTATTTATACTTTGTCAGCACAGAAGGAGACAATTCCTTTATTAACAGGATTAGCCGCAGTGGAAAAATCGAGAAACTAACAACAGGTAATGGCTCAGTTGATGCCATTAGCATCAGCTCTGGCAATATCCTTTACGTCGGCATGAAGGTCAATAAGCTACAGGAGATATTCAAGCACGAAAACTCTGTTGAACAGCAGGCTACTAACATGAACGAATGGATACAGACAGAGAGACAGGTAGCAAGCCCGGAACAAATCAGTGTGGAAACCGAAGCAGGCGTAAGCATCGATGGCTGGGTAATCAAGCCGATTAATTTTGATGCAGCTAAAAAGTACCCTGCTATTCTTGCTATACATGGAGGGCCTAAGACAGTCTATGGCGCGGCTTTCTTCCATGATATGCAGTATTGGGCAAGCGAGGGATATGTTATTTTCTTCTGTAATCCGCGAGGAAGTGATGGTAAAGGCAATGCTTTTGCCGATATTCGCGGTAAGTATGGAACCATTGATTATGACGATATCATGAAATTCACCAATGCGGTTATGAAAAAATACAGCTTTATTGATCCAAAGCGAGTCGGTGTTACAGGCGGATCATATGGCGGTTATATGACCAACTGGATAATTTGTCACACGGATCGGTTTAAGGCTGCCGTCTCAGAGCGCAGCATCTCCAATTGGATATCTAAATTCTGTACAACTGATATCGGCTACTATTTTGTTGAGGATCAAATCGCCGCCACTCCCTGGAATAATCAAGAAAAGCTATGGCAACATTCACCGCTCAACTATGCGGATCAGGTAAAAACCCCAACCCTCTTCCTCCACTCTGAGGAAGACTACCGCTGCTGGTTGGCTGAGGGACTGCAGATGTTTACCGCACTGAAGTTCCATGGAGTGGAATCCCGCCTGTGCCTGTTTAAAGGTGAGAACCATGATCTTAGCAGAAGCGGAAAACCGAAGCACAGATTGAGACGACTGAAAGAAATTACAGAATGGTTTAACAAGTATCTGAAATAA
- the pdxK gene encoding pyridoxine/pyridoxal/pyridoxamine kinase: MIKALTIAGSDTSGGAGMQADLKTFQEYGVYGMSALTVLVAQNPHNNWSHEVFPLSLDVVAAQLETVLTGIRVDAVKTGMLPTAEIISLAAQKIKQSGIRNIVIDPVMVCKGTDEVVNPQAATCIREKLAPIATIITPNLFEAKQLSGVKQISSVADMQEAAKRIHSLGPQYVLIKGGAKLGLSNAVDILYDGKSFELLESPKLDTSYTHGAGCTYAAAITAGLAKGESVLGAVNKAKRFVTAAIEHGFPLNSFVGAVNHCAIRLSSSH, from the coding sequence ATGATAAAAGCATTGACAATAGCCGGCTCAGATACTAGTGGCGGCGCCGGCATGCAGGCAGACTTAAAAACGTTTCAAGAATATGGTGTGTATGGGATGAGCGCTCTCACTGTTCTAGTGGCGCAAAATCCTCATAACAATTGGTCTCACGAGGTTTTTCCTTTGTCTCTCGATGTTGTGGCGGCACAGTTGGAAACCGTGCTAACCGGAATTAGGGTTGACGCTGTCAAAACAGGCATGCTTCCTACCGCTGAAATTATCTCTCTAGCTGCGCAGAAGATTAAGCAGTCTGGAATCCGGAACATCGTAATTGATCCTGTTATGGTTTGCAAAGGAACCGATGAGGTGGTCAATCCACAGGCTGCAACGTGTATCCGCGAAAAGCTAGCGCCTATTGCGACCATAATCACCCCCAATCTATTTGAGGCAAAACAATTGAGTGGTGTGAAGCAAATTAGTTCAGTAGCTGATATGCAAGAAGCGGCAAAGCGCATTCACAGTCTAGGCCCCCAGTATGTCCTGATTAAGGGCGGGGCAAAGCTCGGTTTGTCTAACGCTGTTGATATTCTTTATGATGGCAAGAGTTTTGAACTCTTAGAATCGCCGAAGCTTGATACCTCATATACCCATGGCGCCGGCTGCACCTACGCCGCTGCAATTACGGCCGGATTAGCAAAAGGGGAATCCGTTCTCGGGGCTGTGAATAAAGCAAAACGATTTGTGACGGCAGCGATTGAGCATGGATTTCCGCTCAATAGTTTCGTAGGCGCTGTAAATCATTGCGCTATCAGATTGTCAAGTAGTCATTGA
- a CDS encoding sigma 54-interacting transcriptional regulator has product MGKITFFVPYLALGELVKTIFAEMDDGSWQLDVVLVTGVREIGCDWDQASDICVARGVTAAALKRLNSDMPVVDLQVTGYDIMRAVRECQRLYPEDRIAIAGSHDMIYGAMGLEEILGIEQTVIEVQTEEDAEPSIAKLKQLGIGVVAGGVMSTQIAERLGMHAVFIQTGREAIYQAFREAKRMAQVRRQEQERGEQFRAILEYSTDGIIAVDDAGKINLINAAALKLTEAHANVLGYPSGQIFPHLGLSRVLQSGRPELGGIETLNSHQVAVNRVPVLINDQIVGAVATFQPATVIQELEGKIRQKIYARGLVAKLTFKDVLGDSPAIKKAIAVAHKFSRVDSNVLIVGESGTGKEVFTQSIHNASCRAKGPFVAVNCAALPESLLESELFGYAEGAFTGAVRGGKVGLFELAHGGTIFLDEVSEISPGLQGRLLRVLQEREIMRLGDSKVIPIDVRVIAATNRDLNGMMRQKLFREDLYYRVDVLRLTLPPLRDRQEDISPLICHFLKLYYPHPDRPFRQISKEAITVLLEYTWPGNVRELRNIAERLAVLNNTGVIRPEDLYEVLPRKASNVKTAQSSLLTMDLCKNSRKKEILLQTLEATDYHYGKTAASLGISRTTLWRRIKQLGIEVADSGKI; this is encoded by the coding sequence ATGGGGAAAATAACTTTCTTCGTTCCGTACCTCGCATTAGGTGAGTTAGTCAAAACAATCTTCGCAGAAATGGATGACGGTTCTTGGCAGCTTGATGTCGTGCTGGTCACCGGAGTCCGGGAAATCGGCTGCGACTGGGATCAGGCTTCTGACATTTGTGTCGCTCGTGGCGTAACGGCGGCGGCCTTAAAGCGTCTGAATTCAGATATGCCGGTAGTTGATCTGCAGGTGACGGGCTATGATATTATGCGGGCGGTGCGCGAGTGTCAGCGACTATATCCAGAGGATCGAATCGCCATTGCCGGTTCTCATGACATGATCTACGGCGCTATGGGCCTCGAGGAGATTCTTGGAATCGAACAGACTGTCATTGAAGTTCAAACAGAAGAAGATGCTGAACCTAGTATTGCTAAATTGAAACAGTTAGGCATTGGTGTTGTAGCCGGGGGCGTCATGTCAACACAGATAGCAGAAAGACTAGGAATGCACGCCGTCTTTATTCAAACCGGCAGAGAAGCCATTTATCAGGCTTTTCGCGAGGCTAAGCGGATGGCTCAGGTGCGGCGGCAAGAGCAAGAACGCGGCGAGCAATTTCGGGCAATACTGGAGTACTCCACTGACGGCATTATTGCAGTCGATGATGCTGGCAAGATAAATCTCATCAATGCGGCTGCCCTCAAGCTGACAGAAGCTCACGCTAATGTGCTAGGTTACCCGTCCGGTCAAATCTTTCCTCACCTTGGCCTGAGCCGGGTACTGCAGTCAGGACGACCTGAACTTGGCGGTATTGAAACCCTTAACAGTCACCAGGTCGCCGTGAACCGGGTACCTGTTCTTATTAACGATCAAATTGTGGGTGCTGTGGCTACTTTTCAGCCGGCGACTGTCATTCAGGAATTGGAGGGCAAGATACGGCAAAAGATTTACGCCCGCGGACTTGTGGCCAAATTGACCTTTAAAGATGTTCTCGGCGATAGTCCAGCAATTAAAAAGGCGATTGCGGTTGCACACAAATTTAGTCGGGTCGACTCCAATGTGTTAATCGTCGGCGAGTCTGGAACCGGGAAAGAGGTATTTACACAAAGTATCCATAATGCGTCTTGCCGGGCCAAGGGGCCGTTCGTGGCGGTTAACTGCGCTGCTTTGCCGGAAAGTCTGCTGGAGAGCGAGCTGTTTGGTTATGCAGAGGGTGCGTTCACCGGAGCGGTGCGTGGTGGAAAGGTGGGCTTATTTGAGCTGGCGCATGGCGGAACCATTTTCCTTGATGAAGTGTCGGAGATTTCACCCGGCCTACAGGGCCGTCTGCTGCGCGTGCTTCAGGAACGCGAAATCATGCGCCTCGGAGACAGCAAGGTCATTCCGATCGATGTCAGGGTAATTGCTGCGACAAACCGCGACCTAAATGGCATGATGCGGCAAAAGTTGTTTCGGGAAGATCTGTACTACCGGGTTGACGTACTGCGCCTGACGCTACCGCCACTGCGGGATCGTCAGGAAGATATTAGTCCCTTGATTTGCCACTTTCTGAAGCTATACTATCCCCATCCTGACAGGCCCTTTCGTCAGATAAGCAAGGAGGCCATTACGGTATTGTTGGAGTACACTTGGCCGGGAAATGTACGGGAATTGCGTAACATCGCTGAGCGCTTGGCGGTGCTAAACAACACGGGCGTTATCCGGCCAGAGGATCTATACGAAGTACTGCCCCGGAAAGCAAGCAACGTCAAGACCGCTCAGTCTTCCCTGTTAACAATGGACCTATGCAAAAACAGCAGAAAGAAAGAGATTTTGCTGCAGACGTTGGAGGCAACTGACTATCACTATGGTAAAACGGCGGCTTCGCTAGGAATAAGCAGGACTACCTTGTGGCGGCGTATTAAACAACTTGGCATCGAGGTAGCTGATAGTGGAAAAATTTAG
- a CDS encoding 4Fe-4S binding protein, translated as MKVDESKCLGCGRCRAYCTMGAISFTRDARGRVCAQVDQHECVDCGVCFRAEVCPGEALYEPKPEWPRSVRSTFSNPLVEHKETRIPGRGTEEMKTNDVTGRFKWGEAGMAVEMGRPGTGARFTDIEKVAMALSSLGDIHFEPKNPLTGLMADKNTGKMNPEVMDEKVLSAIIEMTVPLDRVQDVIGAVRKVAQELSTVCSFDLTCKVHPGDTVPAFDLARKAGVSPTINGKTNVGLGKPFFEEVKQ; from the coding sequence GTGAAAGTTGACGAAAGTAAATGCTTAGGCTGCGGTCGCTGCCGTGCCTACTGTACAATGGGAGCCATCAGCTTTACCCGTGACGCACGGGGCAGAGTGTGCGCACAGGTTGATCAGCACGAATGCGTAGACTGCGGTGTATGCTTCCGGGCAGAGGTTTGTCCGGGTGAAGCCCTCTATGAGCCTAAGCCGGAGTGGCCGCGTTCTGTGCGGAGCACCTTCAGCAATCCCTTGGTGGAACACAAGGAAACGAGGATTCCCGGTCGCGGCACAGAGGAGATGAAAACCAATGATGTGACAGGACGGTTCAAATGGGGCGAGGCAGGCATGGCTGTGGAGATGGGCCGTCCGGGTACAGGCGCTAGGTTTACCGATATTGAAAAGGTAGCCATGGCTCTTTCCTCGTTGGGCGACATACACTTTGAACCCAAGAATCCGCTAACAGGTCTGATGGCAGACAAAAATACCGGTAAGATGAACCCGGAAGTCATGGACGAGAAAGTGTTATCAGCCATCATTGAGATGACAGTCCCGCTCGATAGGGTGCAGGACGTTATCGGAGCAGTCCGGAAAGTGGCGCAAGAACTATCTACCGTCTGTAGTTTCGACTTAACTTGCAAGGTTCACCCTGGTGATACCGTGCCCGCTTTTGACTTAGCCCGGAAAGCAGGGGTCAGCCCAACTATCAATGGCAAGACCAACGTCGGATTAGGCAAGCCCTTTTTTGAGGAGGTAAAGCAATGA
- a CDS encoding 4Fe-4S dicluster domain-containing protein — MKRVWIDSQKCLGCKTCELQCAVERNSVTKTLAAAVLEMPRPVARVGVYGPTGSSFPIQCRHCQDAACLKACPSGAMQRDVETGITFIDQSKCRACWMCVMSCPFGVVTPLKDFKVAQKCDACMHMEEPACVASCPTKALIYGDENDYEKVRLSRKQMLAVHVRSAAESGIGVIGLDYVRGDD; from the coding sequence ATGAAACGCGTGTGGATTGACAGCCAGAAATGTTTGGGTTGCAAGACCTGTGAGCTGCAGTGCGCTGTCGAGCGGAACTCAGTGACGAAAACCCTTGCGGCAGCTGTATTGGAGATGCCGAGACCAGTTGCGCGAGTCGGAGTATACGGACCGACCGGCTCGAGCTTCCCAATCCAATGCCGACACTGTCAGGATGCTGCCTGTTTGAAGGCATGCCCGTCTGGAGCTATGCAGCGGGATGTCGAGACGGGAATCACGTTTATCGATCAATCCAAATGCCGGGCCTGCTGGATGTGCGTAATGTCCTGCCCGTTTGGCGTGGTGACGCCGCTGAAAGATTTCAAGGTGGCGCAGAAGTGCGATGCTTGCATGCATATGGAAGAGCCGGCCTGTGTCGCGTCATGTCCGACCAAAGCGCTGATCTATGGTGACGAAAACGATTACGAAAAGGTTCGGCTAAGCAGGAAACAGATGCTGGCTGTCCATGTCAGAAGTGCGGCAGAATCGGGCATTGGTGTTATCGGTCTAGATTACGTGCGGGGGGATGACTAG
- a CDS encoding NAD(P)/FAD-dependent oxidoreductase, with amino-acid sequence MYIIIGQGAAGAAAANELRHLNPAVPITVVTEEVDYFYSRIDLPDIIAGKYDESDSVLQSAEQFNSARITCKMGQRVVSIDPKHKDIELASGERIAYNKLLLATGSTPVIPPVEGANATGIHAVWTLQQARNIIAAANSAKSAVVVGAGLIGMKTALALAVRGLSVTVVEKLPRILPRQLDELASGLIATQVQEKGVKLALGTSVERIEQTPDGKVCGIRVDGQNLACDLVIMAVGVRANVELARTAGINVERGIVVNEFMQTSEESIFAAGDVAEVVDTLSGLPVVPAIWPEAVEQGLIAARNMAGVKAIRIDGAALNSVEIAGMPIVSIGDIEGNANDDVITFHKGSCYRKVVMRDRVVRGVLCVGDIRHAGVLGNLVLRQTEVEYSERIAQPTFSFADFMAM; translated from the coding sequence ATGTATATCATTATAGGCCAGGGGGCAGCAGGCGCAGCTGCGGCTAATGAACTGCGCCATCTGAATCCTGCCGTCCCAATAACGGTCGTTACCGAAGAAGTGGATTATTTTTATAGTCGTATTGATTTGCCTGATATTATTGCTGGGAAATACGATGAATCAGATTCAGTTTTACAATCCGCTGAACAGTTCAATTCAGCCCGTATTACTTGTAAAATGGGACAAAGAGTAGTCTCAATTGACCCAAAACACAAGGACATTGAATTGGCGTCAGGTGAAAGGATCGCTTATAACAAACTGTTATTGGCTACCGGGTCAACTCCGGTTATCCCCCCGGTCGAAGGCGCGAATGCGACCGGAATCCATGCCGTATGGACTCTTCAACAGGCAAGGAACATTATCGCCGCCGCAAATAGTGCAAAATCAGCAGTCGTTGTTGGTGCTGGCTTGATTGGGATGAAGACAGCGCTAGCACTGGCAGTGCGTGGCTTATCAGTTACCGTGGTGGAGAAGCTGCCTAGAATCTTGCCGCGCCAGCTTGATGAGTTAGCCTCTGGACTGATCGCAACTCAAGTGCAAGAAAAGGGTGTAAAACTTGCACTAGGAACCAGCGTTGAGCGTATCGAACAGACGCCTGATGGTAAAGTTTGCGGGATACGAGTCGACGGACAGAATCTTGCCTGCGATCTTGTGATTATGGCGGTTGGCGTCAGAGCCAATGTCGAACTGGCTCGAACGGCAGGGATTAACGTGGAACGAGGAATCGTCGTTAACGAGTTCATGCAGACTTCAGAAGAGAGCATTTTTGCCGCCGGTGATGTGGCCGAAGTTGTTGATACTCTCTCAGGTCTGCCGGTTGTTCCGGCAATTTGGCCGGAAGCTGTAGAACAGGGGCTAATCGCTGCTCGTAATATGGCGGGAGTCAAAGCAATCCGTATCGACGGGGCTGCTCTAAACTCGGTGGAAATAGCGGGAATGCCCATTGTTTCGATAGGGGATATCGAGGGTAACGCTAATGATGATGTCATCACCTTTCACAAAGGAAGCTGTTATCGCAAAGTAGTTATGCGGGATAGAGTCGTGCGCGGCGTGTTGTGTGTAGGCGACATCCGCCATGCCGGAGTGCTGGGCAATCTTGTACTGCGTCAAACAGAGGTTGAATACTCAGAACGAATCGCACAGCCGACGTTTAGTTTTGCTGATTTCATGGCTATGTAA
- a CDS encoding amino acid ABC transporter permease, which translates to MNINWEFVLTSLPLYEKAAWLTLKLALWGILSSLLLGLFCSVILYSKVKGLDRVVRGYIELSRNTPLLIQLFFLYYGLPKIGITLSEQVCAIIGLTFLGGSYMAEAFRGGIESVSKSQIESGLSIGLSKMQLVRHVILPQAFSVTLPSLGANCIFLLKETSIVGAIALPDLMHVTQDLIGMYYQTFESLLMLVVAYLILILPLSLFLSWLERRVRYAEFGN; encoded by the coding sequence ATGAATATTAACTGGGAATTTGTTTTGACCAGTTTGCCATTATATGAAAAGGCGGCATGGCTTACGCTAAAGCTTGCACTTTGGGGGATACTGTCGTCTTTACTGCTCGGCTTATTTTGTAGTGTGATCCTCTACTCTAAGGTCAAGGGATTGGATCGAGTGGTTCGAGGCTATATCGAGCTTTCTCGCAATACGCCGTTGCTCATTCAATTATTCTTTTTATACTACGGCCTTCCCAAAATAGGAATTACCCTTAGCGAGCAAGTTTGTGCAATCATTGGGTTGACTTTTTTAGGCGGTAGCTATATGGCGGAAGCCTTCCGCGGCGGCATCGAATCGGTGAGTAAGTCCCAAATTGAATCAGGACTTAGTATCGGGTTGTCCAAGATGCAGCTAGTCCGGCATGTCATCCTACCGCAAGCATTTTCTGTAACTCTGCCATCATTAGGCGCAAACTGTATTTTCTTACTAAAAGAAACTTCTATTGTTGGAGCAATTGCGCTACCAGACCTGATGCATGTAACGCAAGATCTAATCGGTATGTATTATCAAACGTTTGAGTCCTTGCTAATGCTGGTGGTTGCTTATCTCATCCTGATTTTGCCATTATCTCTCTTTTTAAGCTGGCTAGAAAGGAGGGTGCGGTATGCTGAATTCGGGAATTGA
- a CDS encoding amino acid ABC transporter permease, translating to MLNSGIDVLREGLNAERLLGGLLITAQIAFVSVIISSILGIIVGLVRTSKVRVVRFIFRLYLEAFRIIPILVWLFLIYFGVTNVFDIHLAGEVVAILIFSLWGAAEMGDIVRGALESLPRHQIESGKALGLSFWQLYRFILIPQAVRRLLPGAINLSTRMVKTTSLVVMIGVIDVVKVGQQIIERSVLKAPAASFWVYGLIFILYFIICYPLSILAKRLETKWER from the coding sequence ATGCTGAATTCGGGAATTGACGTGCTTCGTGAAGGACTTAACGCAGAACGATTGCTAGGCGGTTTATTGATTACCGCACAGATTGCCTTTGTCTCGGTGATTATTAGTTCTATTCTGGGGATCATCGTTGGTTTAGTTCGGACCTCTAAGGTCAGGGTGGTGAGGTTTATCTTCCGGCTCTATCTGGAAGCATTCCGTATAATCCCCATTCTGGTATGGCTATTCCTCATTTACTTTGGTGTTACCAATGTATTTGACATCCATCTGGCTGGTGAAGTGGTAGCGATCCTGATCTTTAGTTTGTGGGGCGCTGCTGAAATGGGCGATATTGTAAGGGGAGCGCTGGAGTCTTTACCCAGACACCAAATTGAATCAGGCAAGGCGCTGGGGCTTAGTTTTTGGCAGCTATACCGGTTCATACTCATACCTCAGGCCGTACGCCGCTTGTTGCCAGGCGCGATCAACTTGTCAACCCGGATGGTCAAGACCACTTCTCTGGTTGTTATGATTGGGGTCATCGATGTCGTTAAAGTCGGTCAACAAATTATTGAACGATCAGTTCTGAAAGCGCCTGCTGCTTCTTTTTGGGTCTATGGGCTGATCTTCATTCTCTATTTTATTATTTGTTATCCTCTTTCCATATTGGCAAAAAGACTTGAAACGAAATGGGAGAGGTAG